The DNA region CACCGAAGCAAGGTATCTTGTCACTTATCTGAAATTTAGCAACAGAATCCAGGCTAGGGATTGTTAATTTACTGTGTTGAGACAGTAAATGCGTCCATAAACTGTGATTTCCGTTATTGTTCCCATTCTTCGTTTTGTAACTGAAAAAGGAACCCCAGaagttagaaaacaaaaattgcctCTCATCATGCAAAGCTGAAGCGTTACCCATTTCTTCTGCCAGCATTTCATCAACAATGGCGATTGTATCGCAATTATCAGTAAGTTCTGAAGGGGCATAGACATCTTCCATTAGAGAATCGCCAATATAGGCCACTCTCGGATTCTCCGATTTGCTTAGTTTAACACATACTTCaagaagtttcttaaaattacccTGGGTGTAAATCAACCCTGACTTCATATCTTCTGGTTTAACACCTTCTATTTCATCCTCATTGGACACAATACAAAATGGCTTATCTCTCCAAAAGAAGCCTGGCTTGCGAGCAAAGGTGATAATAATGTGGAAGTACTTCTTCCAATCTTTGCCAAGACAATATTCGGCAGCGAACTGAGCAGCATCGTAATTGGCACTAGTTAACAGAATGGTCACTTTATTTTGGCGTAGATTGCTCAACCAGTTCTTCACATTTTCTGAGCAGGGTCGAAAATACAATTCAGGATGGGTTTTAAGTTCCGGAAAATAATTCCCTTTGTTCtctttgaaattttctctttcATACAAGTAGAGGATTCCTTCAATATACTGATCCCAGAAATTATACTCACTCAAACAGCGACCATGATTTTGATCAAGAAAATCGACAAGTTTGGCGCAAATGGCAGCACCCGGTGTCACGAAGTAGTCTTTGAAAACGTAGAAAGGCTCATTAAGGGCATTTAACATGACTAGTTTGTGGGGAATACCTTTAGTTTCTTCCCAGATCCTGTTGGGACCATATATGGCATATATTTCCTCTTGAGCGAGCAGACGAGTACCGTGGGTTGCTTGCACAATTCTGTACTGGCAGTCTAATTTCAAGAAATTCCCTCTTCTTTTAT from Parasteatoda tepidariorum isolate YZ-2023 chromosome 2, CAS_Ptep_4.0, whole genome shotgun sequence includes:
- the LOC107452753 gene encoding 5'-nucleotidase domain-containing protein 1, whose protein sequence is MITFISVRFNSWRWIKAVSRAQSTKPIQAQRMYPQEFSFENYECIGFDLDHTICRYKLQNLFTLIYKSLASYLIETYDYPKELAEVSESDFSFAQKGIILDKRRGNFLKLDCQYRIVQATHGTRLLAQEEIYAIYGPNRIWEETKGIPHKLVMLNALNEPFYVFKDYFVTPGAAICAKLVDFLDQNHGRCLSEYNFWDQYIEGILYLYERENFKENKGNYFPELKTHPELYFRPCSENVKNWLSNLRQNKVTILLTSANYDAAQFAAEYCLGKDWKKYFHIIITFARKPGFFWRDKPFCIVSNEDEIEGVKPEDMKSGLIYTQGNFKKLLEVCVKLSKSENPRVAYIGDSLMEDVYAPSELTDNCDTIAIVDEMLAEEMGNASALHDERQFLFSNFWGSFFSYKTKNGNNNGNHSLWTHLLSQHSKLTIPSLDSVAKFQISDKIPCFGVKNSSFSGFFPGIPESLCSGSIEKENNSQLGESSTRERKISLHSGLPGII